One part of the Tunicatimonas pelagia genome encodes these proteins:
- a CDS encoding arylsulfatase, translating to MRLRPIHLFPYLALCILLSCTSPQEEAAEEESRPNVLLILTDDQGWGDLGVHGNPIIQTPVLDDFARNGVQIKNFYVSPLCAPTRASLLTGRYHLRTGTRWVSDGLENMNPEEITLAEMFQSADYATGCFGKWHNGAHFPFHPNQQGFDEFFGFCAGHWNNYFNTTLQHNSEPFLTEGYITDVLTDQAINFIEQAKGEPFFCYVPYNVPHGPFQVPDEYFDKYYDQLDTMQDETERNKLAAVYGMCENMDANVGRLLSSLEKHGVRDNTIVIFLTDNGPNGSRYNGGMRGTKGSTHEGGTRVPFFVQWPTNLPSGSTVDGLAAHIDILPTLAGLCEIQLPNREIDGINLTDRLVEANATIPDRTLFFQQSDRELLPQRGAVRTNEYRLVNYPNYTGLYNLQVDPDESEDLSQEFPQLYDSLMAVYNEWFEQMKSETVDMTTIPIGFKAQTQAVLPAHESYFSGNVSFKEGHGWAHDWLVNWTSPDDRIHWDVEVQSPVTYQVYLSYTVPESDAGAVIQLEAGDNSLVDTLSTAFDPAYIPSPDRIQRIEVYEKEWAKTYLGDITLQPSSQTLTLLAKQIAGSQVAEVKGLVLERK from the coding sequence ATGCGCCTACGACCAATTCATCTTTTTCCTTACTTAGCCTTATGCATTCTTCTAAGCTGTACTTCCCCTCAGGAAGAAGCTGCTGAAGAGGAATCGCGTCCCAATGTGCTACTAATCCTGACCGATGATCAGGGCTGGGGCGACTTAGGTGTACACGGTAATCCGATAATTCAAACTCCAGTGTTGGATGATTTTGCCCGCAACGGAGTGCAGATCAAAAATTTCTACGTAAGTCCATTGTGCGCCCCCACCCGGGCTAGTCTGCTCACTGGACGTTATCACCTGCGAACCGGGACGCGCTGGGTATCCGATGGTTTGGAAAACATGAATCCGGAAGAAATCACGTTAGCCGAAATGTTCCAGTCGGCGGACTACGCTACGGGCTGTTTTGGTAAGTGGCACAATGGAGCACATTTCCCATTTCATCCCAATCAGCAGGGCTTCGATGAGTTTTTTGGTTTTTGTGCCGGTCACTGGAATAACTACTTCAATACTACTTTGCAACATAACAGTGAGCCATTTCTGACCGAAGGCTACATCACTGACGTGCTAACTGACCAGGCCATTAATTTTATAGAACAAGCGAAGGGCGAACCCTTTTTCTGCTACGTACCCTACAATGTTCCGCACGGCCCGTTTCAGGTTCCTGACGAGTATTTTGATAAATACTACGATCAATTGGATACTATGCAAGACGAGACCGAGCGAAATAAGCTAGCAGCCGTCTACGGGATGTGCGAAAATATGGATGCTAACGTCGGGCGATTATTATCTTCTCTAGAGAAACATGGAGTCCGGGATAATACGATTGTCATTTTCCTAACCGACAATGGTCCCAACGGTAGTCGGTATAACGGTGGGATGCGCGGAACCAAAGGCTCAACCCACGAAGGCGGAACTCGGGTTCCCTTTTTTGTGCAGTGGCCCACAAATCTTCCCAGCGGAAGCACAGTGGACGGACTAGCGGCTCACATAGATATACTGCCTACTCTGGCTGGACTCTGCGAAATACAATTACCTAATCGGGAGATAGACGGAATAAATCTGACTGATAGGTTGGTAGAGGCTAACGCAACTATTCCGGATCGAACCCTCTTTTTTCAGCAGTCAGATCGAGAGCTGTTACCACAAAGGGGGGCAGTTAGAACAAACGAGTATCGGTTGGTGAATTACCCTAATTACACCGGATTATACAATCTTCAGGTCGATCCTGATGAGTCAGAAGATCTGAGCCAGGAATTTCCCCAGTTGTACGATAGTTTGATGGCGGTGTACAACGAATGGTTTGAGCAGATGAAATCAGAAACGGTGGATATGACAACTATCCCTATCGGGTTTAAGGCGCAAACACAAGCCGTACTGCCCGCCCACGAAAGTTACTTTTCTGGGAATGTCTCCTTTAAAGAAGGACACGGCTGGGCGCACGACTGGCTGGTAAATTGGACAAGCCCTGACGACCGTATTCATTGGGATGTGGAAGTACAGTCTCCAGTTACGTACCAAGTCTATCTCTCTTACACCGTTCCCGAATCCGACGCTGGGGCAGTTATTCAACTTGAGGCTGGCGATAATTCATTAGTTGATACTTTATCCACTGCTTTTGACCCAGCGTATATCCCCAGCCCCGACCGAATTCAGCGAATTGAAGTTTACGAAAAAGAATGGGCTAAAACCTACTTGGGCGATATTACATTACAACCCAGTTCACAAACGCTTACTTTACTTGCTAAACAAATAGCGGGTAGCCAAGTGGCTGAAGTGAAAGGGCTGGTTTTAGAGAGGAAGTGA
- the argH gene encoding argininosuccinate lyase: MKLWQKTTTSIDKRIERFTIGQDAVLDLVLAPYDVLGTLAHITMLQEVGLLKKKELNKLCPVLQQLYRQIQGEGFTIDDGVEDIHSQVEMLLTRELGEIGKKVHSGRSRNDQVLVDLRLYFRDELQQAVSGVQALFERLQGLSEQHQDVLLPGYTHTQVAMPSSFGLWFGAYAESLADDMLMLLAAYRLVNQNPLGSAAGYGSSFPLNRQMTTDLLGFDTLNYNSVYAQMGRGKTERIVAFAISTVAATVGKMADDICWYVSQNFQFIRFPDHLTTGSSIMPHKKNPDVFELIRAKCNQLQGLSNQITLVNTNMISGYHRDWQILKEGLFPAFGQLKDCLAILDYALQHISVNEDILEDERYRYLFTVERVNEKVLAGKPFRDAYQEVGREIADNTYEPPTEINHTHEGSIGNLQNDAIAEKFQSVLQQFNFDQAQRAIEKLLKNR; encoded by the coding sequence GTGAAACTCTGGCAGAAAACTACTACGTCTATTGACAAGCGCATTGAGCGTTTTACCATTGGTCAAGATGCCGTTCTTGATTTAGTACTCGCCCCCTACGATGTGTTGGGAACACTGGCGCATATTACCATGCTACAAGAAGTTGGGCTACTGAAAAAGAAAGAGCTGAATAAGCTCTGCCCGGTGTTGCAGCAGCTATACCGACAAATTCAGGGGGAGGGGTTTACCATTGATGATGGAGTAGAAGATATACACTCGCAAGTGGAGATGCTACTGACCCGGGAGTTGGGAGAGATCGGTAAGAAAGTACACAGTGGTCGTTCCCGTAATGATCAGGTATTGGTAGACCTGCGCTTGTACTTCCGCGATGAATTACAACAAGCAGTATCGGGGGTACAGGCACTATTCGAGCGTTTGCAGGGATTGAGTGAACAGCATCAGGATGTACTACTTCCGGGTTATACGCACACTCAAGTAGCTATGCCTTCTTCTTTTGGCTTATGGTTTGGTGCCTACGCCGAAAGTTTGGCGGACGATATGCTAATGTTATTGGCGGCTTACCGTCTGGTAAATCAAAATCCGCTGGGCTCGGCAGCCGGTTACGGTTCGTCCTTTCCACTCAATCGCCAGATGACTACGGATTTGCTGGGTTTTGATACGCTAAACTATAACTCAGTGTACGCCCAAATGGGACGAGGTAAAACCGAACGGATAGTAGCCTTTGCTATTTCTACGGTAGCAGCAACCGTAGGAAAAATGGCGGATGATATTTGCTGGTACGTGAGTCAGAATTTTCAGTTTATCCGTTTTCCCGACCACCTGACTACCGGTTCATCGATTATGCCCCATAAGAAAAATCCGGATGTGTTTGAACTGATCCGAGCCAAGTGTAACCAATTACAGGGGTTATCCAACCAGATTACTTTAGTCAACACTAACATGATTTCGGGCTATCATCGCGACTGGCAAATTCTGAAAGAAGGGCTATTTCCGGCTTTTGGGCAATTGAAAGACTGTTTAGCGATTCTGGACTATGCTCTTCAGCATATCTCGGTTAACGAAGATATTTTGGAGGACGAACGCTATCGGTACTTGTTTACGGTTGAGCGAGTCAACGAAAAAGTGCTAGCGGGAAAACCTTTCCGGGACGCTTATCAGGAAGTAGGTCGGGAAATTGCTGACAATACCTACGAACCACCCACCGAGATTAATCACACCCACGAAGGAAGCATTGGTAACTTGCAAAACGATGCCATTGCTGAGAAATTTCAGAGTGTACTCCAGCAGTTCAATTTTGATCAGGCGCAACGAGCCATTGAAAAACTGTTAAAGAATCGCTAA
- a CDS encoding alkyl hydroperoxide reductase — MNQVTPSWMSLTLKIAAAYNLLWGAWVVLFPNHFFELVGMELPRHTMIWQGMGMVIGVYGLGYWWSSFDPVRHWPIVVVGFLGKIFGPIGFVYNYLLSEVPAAFAYTLITNDFIWWVPFFLILRAAHQAGWPLTSSGSKPAKA; from the coding sequence ATGAATCAAGTTACTCCGTCGTGGATGAGTCTAACACTCAAAATTGCTGCCGCCTACAATCTTCTGTGGGGCGCTTGGGTAGTGTTGTTTCCCAATCACTTTTTTGAGTTAGTAGGAATGGAGTTACCGCGCCACACCATGATCTGGCAAGGAATGGGCATGGTGATCGGTGTCTACGGCTTAGGCTATTGGTGGTCAAGTTTTGATCCGGTACGCCACTGGCCTATTGTGGTAGTGGGTTTTCTAGGTAAAATCTTTGGCCCCATTGGTTTCGTCTACAATTACTTATTGAGTGAGGTTCCAGCCGCATTTGCCTACACCCTTATTACCAATGACTTCATCTGGTGGGTACCGTTCTTTCTGATTTTACGAGCAGCGCACCAAGCTGGCTGGCCGTTAACATCATCGGGGTCAAAGCCGGCTAAAGCATGA
- a CDS encoding tetratricopeptide repeat-containing sensor histidine kinase: MNIAYFLVGYFTFSNAQVLNQSKADSLIHIISTEEFPDTLRYKIAMDIADYSTVPRLSLEYAKQSLEIASTLENPLWQGAALLNIAKWYRKLGDGESALNAAMSSISYYQLANSQLGVSSGYLILGDIYSRQENISRALKYYKQSIKIFREEQDSSRLATVLLNTGNVYQENYQYDSALRFIREAKVLFGKLQIEIGEAYATGNLGLLEIEQGNYISGEENLNEAIARLEKFGDNYAIAEYQLSLSKIYQSRGDTVAALNYAQQSWEMAEQDGLLEQMRNVSERLASIYVQRGDYEQAYLHQTRYLKLKDSINNIEVVQNLADMRTEFEVAQKQSEIDLLTEKRNSQRKIQVGLILLLLLIVVVAWLFYRSYCIQKKANEQLNQQKKELNAKNEMLDALIVTRERFFSIISHDLRGPVGSFYSLASILKMHLQKQEYVNLPPIIDHIEKSAIHLSLMLDNLLNWALNQQDDIPIQPEKLLVKEITDEVVEVFQTVALSKNITLSSLIDTSLYAWVDRNVLFTIIRNLTNNALKFTPVNGAVTITAQRSGGDVVIQVIDTGIGISAEKLETLFQPQEGQSTWGTSGEKGVGLGLQLVKEFTDRSSGTIDVVSVPGSGTTFSVRLPADRKEKVIA; this comes from the coding sequence TTGAACATAGCCTATTTTTTAGTAGGCTATTTTACTTTTTCTAATGCCCAAGTATTAAATCAATCCAAAGCAGATAGTCTTATTCATATTATATCAACCGAAGAATTTCCTGATACGTTGAGGTACAAGATAGCGATGGATATTGCTGATTACTCGACTGTTCCTAGGCTATCTTTGGAATATGCAAAGCAATCTTTAGAAATAGCTAGTACACTAGAAAATCCACTATGGCAGGGTGCCGCATTATTGAATATTGCTAAATGGTATAGGAAATTAGGTGATGGTGAAAGTGCTCTTAATGCCGCAATGAGTAGTATTTCTTACTATCAACTTGCTAACTCTCAATTAGGCGTTTCATCAGGCTATTTAATACTTGGTGATATATATTCTCGTCAGGAAAATATTTCGCGAGCTTTAAAGTATTATAAACAGTCTATAAAAATATTCAGAGAAGAGCAAGACTCTTCTAGACTCGCTACAGTATTACTAAATACTGGTAATGTCTATCAAGAAAATTATCAATATGACTCTGCATTAAGGTTCATTAGAGAAGCGAAAGTGTTATTCGGTAAACTTCAAATTGAAATAGGAGAGGCTTACGCCACGGGTAACCTTGGTTTATTGGAGATTGAGCAAGGGAATTATATTAGCGGAGAAGAAAATCTGAATGAAGCCATAGCTCGGCTGGAGAAATTTGGAGATAACTACGCAATTGCTGAATACCAATTATCATTATCTAAAATTTACCAGAGCCGGGGAGATACTGTAGCCGCATTAAATTACGCTCAACAAAGTTGGGAAATGGCTGAGCAGGATGGTTTGCTGGAACAAATGCGGAACGTTAGTGAGCGTTTGGCTTCTATCTACGTACAGCGGGGTGATTATGAGCAAGCCTACCTTCATCAAACCCGTTATCTGAAACTAAAAGATAGTATTAATAATATTGAGGTGGTTCAAAACCTGGCCGATATGCGTACCGAGTTTGAGGTGGCGCAGAAGCAATCGGAAATAGACTTGTTGACGGAGAAACGAAATAGCCAACGAAAGATTCAGGTGGGGCTAATCTTACTATTGTTATTGATTGTGGTAGTGGCTTGGTTATTTTATCGTAGCTATTGCATACAAAAGAAAGCCAATGAACAATTAAACCAGCAGAAGAAAGAGCTGAACGCTAAAAATGAGATGCTAGATGCCCTGATTGTTACTCGCGAACGCTTCTTTTCAATCATCTCCCACGATCTACGGGGGCCAGTAGGTTCATTTTATAGTCTGGCTAGCATTCTTAAAATGCACTTACAAAAGCAAGAATACGTTAATCTGCCACCTATTATTGATCATATAGAAAAGTCAGCTATTCACCTTTCGCTAATGCTGGATAATCTGCTGAACTGGGCACTCAATCAGCAGGATGATATTCCTATTCAACCAGAAAAACTGCTAGTAAAAGAAATTACTGATGAAGTAGTTGAAGTTTTTCAAACAGTAGCTCTTTCTAAAAATATTACCTTAAGCTCTCTGATCGATACTTCGCTCTACGCATGGGTTGACCGGAATGTATTGTTTACCATTATCCGTAATCTAACGAACAATGCCCTGAAATTTACCCCTGTAAATGGGGCGGTGACCATTACGGCTCAGCGGTCGGGTGGCGATGTGGTAATTCAGGTAATCGATACAGGTATCGGAATATCAGCCGAGAAACTAGAAACGCTTTTCCAACCGCAGGAAGGACAATCTACCTGGGGAACCTCGGGAGAAAAAGGAGTAGGACTAGGGCTACAATTAGTCAAAGAGTTTACCGATCGAAGTAGCGGAACCATCGATGTGGTCAGCGTTCCCGGTTCAGGTACTACCTTTTCGGTGCGGCTACCAGCTGATCGTAAAGAGAAAGTAATCGCCTAA
- a CDS encoding M20/M25/M40 family metallo-hydrolase, which translates to MNETTTPTQAAVQLLQELVATQSFSREEEKTADIITQRLEQEGKEVHRLKNNVWVRSQDFRDDWPTLLLNSHHDTVKPGDSWTRDPFDSSIETVDGEETLYGLGSNDAGGCLVALLQAFLHMDEVADRGFNLIFAASAEEEISGESGISALLPKLGKIDVGIVGEPTRMRMAVAEKGLLVLDCTATGITGHAARHEGVNAIYEALQDIRWIKNFRFTDKSDLLGETTAAVTQINAGIQHNIVPDKCTFVVDIRTNELYTNEQVLEIFEHNLLSDIKARSLRLQSSSLSKDHPLVQRGMELGWEYYGSPTLSDQALCRDFSTLKLGPGSSGRSHTADEYIRVSEIQEGIEKYIQLLTGLKLEKD; encoded by the coding sequence ATGAACGAAACAACAACACCCACCCAAGCCGCAGTACAATTGCTGCAAGAACTTGTCGCCACCCAATCGTTTAGCCGGGAGGAAGAAAAAACGGCAGACATTATTACTCAGCGTCTGGAGCAGGAAGGAAAGGAAGTACACCGACTGAAAAACAACGTGTGGGTACGTTCCCAAGATTTTCGGGACGACTGGCCTACTTTGTTACTAAATTCTCATCACGATACGGTAAAACCGGGAGATTCCTGGACACGCGATCCTTTTGACTCCAGTATCGAGACGGTTGACGGTGAAGAAACGCTCTACGGGCTAGGTTCCAACGATGCCGGAGGCTGTCTAGTAGCATTGTTACAGGCATTTCTTCACATGGACGAAGTAGCTGACCGGGGATTTAATTTGATCTTTGCTGCGTCAGCCGAGGAGGAGATTTCGGGTGAAAGTGGAATTTCGGCTCTGCTTCCCAAACTAGGAAAAATTGACGTAGGCATAGTAGGTGAGCCGACCCGAATGAGGATGGCGGTAGCTGAAAAAGGGTTGTTGGTACTCGACTGCACTGCAACCGGTATAACTGGTCACGCCGCACGCCATGAGGGGGTAAATGCTATTTACGAAGCCTTACAGGATATCCGTTGGATTAAGAATTTTCGCTTCACTGATAAATCGGATCTACTAGGTGAAACCACCGCTGCTGTCACGCAAATCAATGCTGGAATTCAGCATAATATCGTCCCCGATAAATGCACCTTTGTGGTAGACATTCGCACTAACGAACTGTACACCAATGAGCAGGTGCTGGAAATATTTGAGCATAATTTGCTATCGGATATTAAAGCCCGTTCGCTGCGGTTGCAGTCATCTTCTTTATCCAAAGACCACCCTTTAGTACAACGAGGTATGGAGTTAGGTTGGGAGTACTACGGTTCACCTACACTATCTGATCAGGCACTGTGTCGAGATTTTTCTACGCTGAAGCTAGGTCCCGGTAGTTCCGGACGCTCCCATACAGCGGATGAATACATTCGAGTATCGGAAATTCAGGAAGGAATTGAAAAATATATTCAGTTGCTTACTGGACTTAAGCTAGAAAAAGACTAA
- a CDS encoding DUF2062 domain-containing protein yields the protein MNKAVVREKIVQFIERLIQPESSSQAIALSFSLGTLIAILPTPGFGIFIGLLLILVFRMLNKIAMVLAITMWNPLLQLPVYYASYWLGSVLLNRSAPTVIEESWITLLTRHTQAFLVGNSVLAALISVFSYIMVVQLVSYYRKRRAIAEIIRIYQVRSEKAQSA from the coding sequence ATGAACAAAGCGGTAGTAAGAGAGAAAATAGTGCAATTTATTGAACGACTAATTCAGCCCGAAAGCAGTAGTCAGGCTATCGCTCTAAGTTTCTCACTAGGTACGTTGATTGCTATTCTCCCCACCCCTGGCTTTGGAATTTTTATAGGCTTATTGCTGATCCTCGTATTTCGGATGCTGAACAAAATCGCGATGGTTTTAGCCATAACCATGTGGAATCCGCTTCTTCAGCTTCCGGTGTATTACGCCAGCTATTGGCTAGGTAGCGTACTACTCAACCGATCAGCCCCTACGGTAATTGAAGAATCTTGGATTACATTGCTCACTCGGCATACCCAAGCATTTCTGGTCGGAAACAGTGTATTAGCTGCTCTAATTTCAGTGTTCAGCTACATTATGGTAGTACAACTTGTCTCTTATTATCGCAAGCGCAGAGCCATTGCCGAGATTATCCGTATCTACCAAGTGCGTTCTGAAAAAGCGCAATCGGCTTAG
- the argB gene encoding acetylglutamate kinase has product MPKLSIVKIGGKVIDDLQSLSEFLTGFSLITGPKILVHGGGASASRLAEQMGIPVQMVDGRRITDANMLKVVVMIYAGWVNKQIVAMLQARKTDALGLTGADQNIIRSIKRPAQPIDFGFVGDVKQVDADRLSKLLNEGTTPVVAPITHDGSGSLLNTNADTIATELAIALTKQYDVRLAFCFEKKGVLANVEDDNSVMPSISQSEYGKMKKQGQVHSGMIPKLDNAYRAINRGVATVKIMHHSDIHRWQPDVSAEKRNFGTSLNNE; this is encoded by the coding sequence ATGCCTAAGCTCAGTATTGTAAAAATCGGCGGAAAAGTCATTGACGACTTGCAGTCACTATCCGAATTTCTAACTGGATTCTCCCTGATAACCGGGCCTAAGATTTTGGTGCATGGAGGTGGTGCGAGTGCCAGCAGGCTAGCCGAGCAAATGGGAATTCCGGTGCAGATGGTGGACGGTCGGCGCATTACTGATGCTAATATGCTAAAGGTCGTGGTGATGATATACGCCGGATGGGTAAACAAGCAAATTGTAGCGATGCTACAAGCCAGGAAAACCGATGCGCTGGGGTTAACCGGAGCGGATCAGAATATCATTCGTTCGATAAAGCGTCCGGCTCAGCCGATAGACTTCGGGTTTGTAGGAGATGTAAAGCAGGTAGATGCGGATAGATTAAGTAAGTTGCTTAACGAGGGCACCACCCCGGTAGTAGCCCCAATTACCCACGATGGTAGCGGAAGTTTACTGAATACCAATGCCGATACCATCGCTACCGAACTGGCTATTGCCTTGACTAAGCAGTATGATGTACGGTTAGCCTTTTGTTTTGAAAAGAAAGGAGTGCTAGCCAATGTAGAAGATGATAATTCAGTGATGCCTTCCATCTCCCAGAGTGAGTATGGTAAAATGAAGAAGCAAGGGCAAGTCCATTCGGGAATGATTCCTAAACTGGATAATGCCTACCGAGCCATCAATAGAGGGGTAGCCACGGTAAAAATTATGCACCACAGTGATATTCATCGCTGGCAGCCTGACGTATCCGCCGAAAAACGTAACTTTGGAACAAGCTTAAACAATGAGTAA
- a CDS encoding N-acetylornithine carbamoyltransferase, whose amino-acid sequence MKHFTSVQDISDWSVLWEKVKQIKQAPQGRKTLGQGKAMCLIFLNSSLRTRLSTQRAAMNIGLDTVVFDINQGGWQLEMADGVVMSGSKAEHVKEAAAVIGSYYDVIGIRAFAQLQDRAEDYQETIIQQFKKYAGVPIISLESSVRHPLQSLTDLITIEEYKKTERPKVVLSWAPHPRALPQAVANSFLEWMKTTDYEVVLTHPEGYDLAEEFTQGITSTNNQSEALQNADFVYVKNWSSYQDYGKIVRADDEWMITDEKMKLTNDAHFMHCLPVRRNVVVADGVIDSPNSLVIPQAAHRVTAAQTVLELMLDHA is encoded by the coding sequence ATGAAACACTTTACATCCGTCCAAGATATTTCCGACTGGTCAGTCCTGTGGGAAAAAGTAAAACAAATAAAGCAAGCACCGCAGGGAAGAAAAACACTCGGGCAAGGCAAAGCCATGTGCCTGATCTTCCTGAATTCTAGTTTACGAACTCGCCTCAGTACCCAACGAGCCGCGATGAATATTGGACTGGATACGGTGGTGTTTGATATCAATCAGGGAGGCTGGCAACTGGAAATGGCTGACGGAGTGGTGATGAGCGGTTCCAAAGCTGAGCATGTGAAAGAAGCCGCGGCCGTAATTGGTTCTTACTACGATGTGATTGGCATCCGAGCGTTTGCCCAACTCCAAGATCGGGCGGAAGATTATCAGGAAACTATCATTCAGCAGTTTAAAAAGTACGCCGGGGTACCTATTATCAGTTTGGAGTCGTCGGTGCGTCATCCACTTCAATCCCTTACCGACTTGATTACCATTGAAGAATACAAGAAGACAGAACGACCGAAAGTAGTGCTAAGTTGGGCACCGCATCCTCGCGCGTTGCCCCAGGCCGTAGCCAATTCCTTTTTAGAGTGGATGAAAACGACCGATTACGAGGTGGTGCTGACTCACCCCGAAGGATACGATTTGGCCGAGGAATTTACGCAAGGTATTACTTCAACTAACAATCAAAGTGAAGCACTGCAAAATGCTGATTTCGTGTATGTTAAAAACTGGTCATCATACCAAGATTACGGAAAAATAGTAAGAGCTGATGACGAGTGGATGATTACCGATGAAAAGATGAAATTAACCAACGATGCCCATTTTATGCATTGCCTACCCGTGCGCCGTAATGTGGTAGTGGCCGACGGAGTAATTGATAGTCCCAACAGTTTGGTGATTCCTCAGGCAGCCCATCGAGTAACAGCAGCGCAAACAGTTTTAGAATTAATGCTAGATCATGCCTAA
- a CDS encoding replication-associated recombination protein A: protein MMNRQIPLAERLRPQTLDDVVAQSHLTGSQGVLRAMIEQGNLASLIFWGPPGTGKTTLARIVSQESRREFFQLSAIQAGVKEVREAIQRSKMYGGAILFIDEIHRFNKSQQDALLHAVEDGTITLIGATTENPSFEINPALLSRCQVYTLNALTEDDLRKLLARAFQQDTFLQIKNIELKETQALFNLSGGDARRLLNLVDLIVSATESDLIEITNEVVTKLAQTRLARYEKGGELHYDLISAFIKSVRGSDPNAALYYMVRMLAGGEDPKFIARRLIILASEDVGNANPTGLVLATNCFQAVSMIGMPEAEIVLAQCTTYLASSPKSNASYAGLRQAQALVRKTGDLPVPLHLRNAPTKLMKSLDYGKNYQYAHDYDQSFVAQEFLPEALSRTTFYQPGQNARENELRKRLKQLWGDHYKY from the coding sequence ATGATGAACCGTCAAATTCCACTGGCCGAACGGCTACGCCCTCAAACGCTAGATGATGTAGTTGCCCAATCTCACCTCACGGGTTCGCAGGGTGTTTTGCGGGCAATGATCGAGCAGGGTAATCTAGCGTCGCTAATATTTTGGGGGCCGCCCGGGACTGGCAAAACTACTTTAGCTCGTATTGTTTCTCAGGAGTCAAGGCGGGAATTCTTTCAGCTCAGTGCCATTCAAGCGGGGGTGAAGGAGGTGCGCGAGGCTATTCAACGTTCTAAGATGTACGGAGGCGCTATTCTATTCATCGACGAAATTCATCGCTTTAATAAGTCGCAACAGGATGCTTTATTACATGCGGTGGAAGATGGAACTATAACGCTCATCGGCGCAACCACTGAAAATCCCTCCTTCGAGATAAACCCCGCGTTACTTTCTCGCTGTCAGGTGTACACATTAAACGCCCTTACCGAAGATGACTTACGAAAATTATTAGCGCGAGCCTTTCAGCAAGATACGTTTTTGCAAATCAAGAACATTGAATTAAAGGAAACCCAGGCCCTATTCAATCTTTCGGGCGGTGATGCCCGGCGGTTGCTAAATTTGGTTGACCTGATTGTTTCTGCTACTGAAAGTGATTTGATTGAAATTACCAATGAGGTTGTAACCAAGCTGGCTCAGACTCGACTAGCTCGCTACGAAAAAGGCGGAGAGCTTCACTACGACTTGATTTCTGCCTTTATAAAATCAGTACGGGGTAGCGATCCGAATGCGGCACTCTACTATATGGTGCGAATGCTGGCAGGAGGAGAAGACCCCAAATTCATCGCTCGTCGACTAATTATTCTGGCTTCGGAAGACGTGGGAAATGCCAATCCGACCGGGTTGGTGTTGGCAACCAATTGTTTTCAGGCAGTATCCATGATCGGAATGCCGGAAGCTGAGATAGTGTTGGCACAGTGTACTACCTACTTAGCAAGTTCGCCTAAGAGCAATGCTAGTTACGCTGGTTTACGCCAAGCGCAGGCTTTGGTGAGAAAAACCGGTGATCTTCCGGTGCCGCTTCATCTGCGTAATGCTCCTACTAAACTAATGAAGTCGTTAGACTACGGCAAAAATTACCAATACGCTCATGATTACGACCAGAGCTTTGTGGCGCAGGAGTTTTTACCAGAGGCTCTATCGAGAACTACTTTTTACCAACCCGGCCAGAACGCTCGGGAGAACGAATTGAGAAAACGCTTAAAGCAATTGTGGGGCGATCATTACAAGTATTAG